One stretch of Armigeres subalbatus isolate Guangzhou_Male chromosome 2, GZ_Asu_2, whole genome shotgun sequence DNA includes these proteins:
- the LOC134208806 gene encoding RNA-binding protein spenito-like: MTFNLFSIDFSQSFVCFSPSPCDVVSVRLLFVRFVTQLKREFDRFGAIKKIEYNKGDTQAYILYDSIDAATAAVKEMRGFPLGAPDRRIRIDFADNGTTPSFSKRSGCFEEGGEYRRAPDYEYPEGGASYEENSLYGYGGRPFRGRGGFRGRGGFRGSFHSDGPPHHGDNDEWRRSGADGEYDSRRRSGSREPGIDRSRSRSPRQRSPADSDSDSSSHRNGMLSNARTLPEVARKSTTFWQGALILKSSLFPTKLHLTDGNNKIVDSLMKDEEGKHHLRITQRLRLDQPKLEDVQ; encoded by the coding sequence tttgtttgtttttctccctcACCTTGTGACGTCGTTTCGGTTCGTTTGTTGTTTGTTCGTTTCGTTACTCAGTTGAAGCGTGAGTTCGACCGTTTTGGTGCCATCAAAAAGATCGAATATAACAAAGGGGACACCCAGGCCTACATTCTGTACGATTCTATTGATGCTGCTACGGCTGCTGTGAAGGAAATGCGTGGATTCCCGTTAGGGGCACCGGATCGTCGTATTCGTATCGATTTTGCTGACAACGGAACAACACCATCGTTCTCAAAGCGCAGTGGATGTtttgaggaaggcggtgagtaTCGTCGCGCCCCCGACTACGAATATCCGGAAGGTGGTGCATCATACGAGGAAAATTCATTGTACGGCTATGGTGGAAGACCGTTCCGCGGCAGAGGAGGATTCCGCGGGCGTGGTGGTTTCCGTGGCAGTTTTCATAGTGATGGCCCACCGCACCACGGGGACAATGATGAATGGCGTCGATCAGGAGCCGATGGCGAATATGATTCACGCCGTCGTTCTGGATCTCGTGAACCAGGAATCGATAGATCTCGCTCCCGTTCACCGAGGCAACGCAGTCCGGCTGATTCGGATTCTGATTCGTCTTCTCATAGGAATGGCATGTTATCGAATGCAAGAACGTTACCAGAAGTCGCACGGAAATCTACCACATTCTGGCAAGGGGCGCTGATTTTGAAGAGTTCACTATTCCCCACCAAGTTGCACCTAACGGACGGAAACAACAAAATAGTGGACAGCCTGATGAAGGACGAGGAAGGTAAACACCACCTTCGTATTACTCAGCGACTACGCCTCGATCAACCCAAGTTGGAAGATGtgcagtag